From the Theobroma cacao cultivar B97-61/B2 chromosome 2, Criollo_cocoa_genome_V2, whole genome shotgun sequence genome, one window contains:
- the LOC18608433 gene encoding uncharacterized protein LOC18608433, with protein MPSSLVPTPSHPTQYLQSLLASSRPFLRGELESVDKNLPSLVAVLRSVGAGECWHKHGSFLDHLVDVYRILKIWKAQDPVCLCGLFHSAYSNAYVNLAIFDPSTGREVVRGHVGEAAERLIHLFCIVPRQPLIHDDLLFKYSDSELVEHLKLSEISLKNAKEKGLFNEEEVWRKKLRGLLPENGIVVKHIKTGEDVLVSRRIVAIFLLMTIADFSDQLFGFQDVLFENFDGRLEFSGNNYVGFWPGNGKPGLWLNSASRMGAIYSLIVREEEIFVERRKRTGGVGVETERDEDIELVVPPVFENCTKILGAKEQIEARYLYWEAVCDDSKGGQERAEALLLGSIEKNSFVGEPHVVLAQVYLTKGRFEEAEKEAEKGLTLMLEWSSPWDKRMSWDGWIAWARVLLMKAKEKSWPQTSWGILNLGLVK; from the coding sequence ATGCCATCTTCACTCGTCCCAACACCATCTCATCCGACGCAATACCTCCAAAGCCTGTTAGCCTCTTCACGTCCCTTCCTTCGTGGCGAGCTGGAATCTGTGGACAAGAATTTGCCTTCTTTGGTAGCTGTTTTGCGTTCTGTTGGTGCCGGAGAGTGCTGGCACAAGCATGGTAGCTTTTTAGATCATTTAGTAGATGTTTACCGCATTCTTAAGATATGGAAAGCGCAAGATCCTGTCTGCCTATGCGGTCTGTTTCACTCTGCTTATTCCAACGCTTACGTCAACCTTGCCATATTCGATCCTTCCACTGGCCGTGAGGTAGTTCGAGGCCATGTTGGTGAAGCAGCAGAGCGTTTAATTCATTTGTTCTGCATCGTTCCGAGGCAACCTTTAATTCATGATGATCTTTTGTTTAAGTATTCTGATTCTGAACTTGTTGAACACCTTAAGCTTTCTGAGATTTCGTTGAAAAATGCGAAAGAAAAGGGTTTGTTCAATGAAGAGGAGGTTTGGAGGAAGAAACTACGTGGACTCTTGCCTGAAAATGGGATCGTAGTGAAGCACATAAAGACTGGTGAAGATGTGTTGGTCTCTAGGAGGATAGTGGCAATCTTTCTTCTGATGACTATAGCAGATTTCAGTGACCAGCTTTTTGGATTCCAGGatgttttatttgaaaacTTTGATGGGCGGCTTGAGTTTTCCGGGAATAATTATGTTGGTTTTTGGCCCGGTAATGGGAAGCCAGGGCTGTGGCTGAATTCTGCGTCGAGGATGGGAGCAATTTATAGTTTGATAGTGAGAGAGGAAGAGATTTTTGTGGAACGAAGAAAGAGGACAGGTGGCGTTGGGGTTGAAACCGAGAGAGATGAGGATATTGAGCTTGTGGTGCCACCAGTTTTTGAGAACTGCACTAAAATTTTGGGTGCTAAGGAGCAGATAGAGGCAAGGTACTTGTATTGGGAAGCTGTTTGTGATGATTCCAAGGGAGGGCAAGAGCGAGCTGAGGCGTTGTTATTAGGTAGCATCGAGAAGAACTCATTTGTTGGTGAGCCACATGTTGTTTTGGCTCAGGTTTATCTGACAAAAGGAAGGTTTGAGGAGGCGGAAAAGGAGGCTGAAAAAGGGCTGACCCTGATGTTGGAGTGGAGCAGTCCGTGGGACAAGAGGATGTCATGGGATGGATGGATTGCTTGGGCAAGAGTTTTGTTGATGAAGGCTAAAGAAAAGTCTTGGCCACAAACTTCATGGGGGATCCTCAATCTAGGCCTTGTTAAGTAA